GGGGAGATCCCCAGGGATGTTGCGACGAATGTCAGTATCTCTTCCGGCAGGTAACGATATTCCGCCTGCACTGCCTGAAGAATGGGTATGAGCCTGGCGGCGTTTCGCTGGTTGTGGTCGATGATGTCGCACACACGTTCAAATTTTCGTATTGTCTCCATTGTTTCATCCCGTCCTTACGATTGAGTTTTTCTTGCCAGTGTCAGTTTTTTAGCCAGAACCACGAGAGACGAGGCGAGGTTCTCGTGCTGGACGATTATGTCGGGAGGGACGTTCACCCTCACCGGAGAGAAGTTCCAGATGGCCCGTATGCCCGCATTGACCATTTCGTTGGTGAGGTCCTGGGCCGGAGTTGCAGGGACGGTAAGGATACCGATCTTAATGCCCATGCGTTTTACCATGTTGGGAAGCTTCCCGAGATGAAAGACCTTGACGCCATGGATGGTCTGGCCGATCTTTTCCTTGTCGATATCGAAGGCGGCTATGATATTGAGGCCGTATTCCTTGAATCTCTCGAACCCGAGGAGCGCCGTCCCAAGGTGACCCACGCCGACGAGATAGGCATCTTTCGTATTATTCCACCCGAGGAATTCCTCAATTATGGAGATAAGCTCTTCGATGTCATAGCCAAGCTTCGGTTTCCCGACGGCCTCGGCGACTCCCAGGTCCTTGCGCACCTGAATGGGAAGTATGCTCAGATCGTTGCCGATCTGCGTACAGGAGATGAAGTCCCCCTTCTGCTGGCCGCGTACTTTCTTCAGGTACTGGTAGTAAAGAGGGAGCCTTCTCAACGTCGGTTCGGGGATGGGCTTTGTTGGAAGATCGTTCTTGCCCTCCACGTTTGTCATTCGTACCTCCCTTTCATTGATTAGATAATGTCATATCTATAAAAAAGTATCGATAAAAATATATCGAATAACCCTCCTCAGGTCAAGAAGTATTTTAGAAACAGCCTCTTTAAAAGGGTTGCCCCCGGGAGGCGCCGGGGGCATTTAAAAACGCATAAGGGGGGGGTGATGGTATGTTAAAGATGGCTCCTTCAGAGCCGAAGCTGCAAAATTTGTGAGTCGGGGACATGGCCTCGGGTACACCAGGTGGAATCCTTGCCGGCAGCGGTGGTTTCGTCTGCCGGTAGGGGAGGAGTGAAGTAGCGATAGCGGGAGTTCGATCGTGTGCGTGGAGAGGGCTGGGAGGTGGTCCAGATAGTCGTGGAGGCGAGAATGAGGATCAGTATGAGCGTCAGCGTATTCAGGATCAGGTCAGACATTTCTTCACGTTCCCCGACTC
This genomic interval from Syntrophorhabdaceae bacterium contains the following:
- a CDS encoding redox-sensing transcriptional repressor Rex encodes the protein MTNVEGKNDLPTKPIPEPTLRRLPLYYQYLKKVRGQQKGDFISCTQIGNDLSILPIQVRKDLGVAEAVGKPKLGYDIEELISIIEEFLGWNNTKDAYLVGVGHLGTALLGFERFKEYGLNIIAAFDIDKEKIGQTIHGVKVFHLGKLPNMVKRMGIKIGILTVPATPAQDLTNEMVNAGIRAIWNFSPVRVNVPPDIIVQHENLASSLVVLAKKLTLARKTQS